The following are from one region of the Bactrocera oleae isolate idBacOlea1 chromosome 6, idBacOlea1, whole genome shotgun sequence genome:
- the Cln7 gene encoding major facilitator superfamily domain-containing protein 8 isoform X1, which produces MGNSCKKSQKIPDDVDDGLETLEEYRSRWRSVRVIYFTMFLMSLGFSIILTGIWPYLNKLDPKAGKEFMGLIVAANPLGQMIFSPLFGWWSNKIGTIRLPLLCSLALFTFASGLYSSLEMRPDHVKYWMLISRFLIGVSSANIAVCRSYLSAATRLSERTKAVSMVSLAQVLGFIVGPGLQTAVTPLGNDGYSFLWGFIVFNMYTACGWINVLMSIGNFIMFLPGLFEEHKIAAREIMIKQGKSSERETWKAIKPDYVSAWTLIMAFFVLVFNFVLLETLGTSLTMDQFAWSNHEALYYMGILMSVGAIVALATFVAINPLCKVFPEHYVLIWGGFSLMVLGRVLYIPWGDGPPVIAEVYNDTIPLTGNATIDLEPNDIVFLGCPKTQPWCELTPALTLTQFIIGYAFTSIGYPIGVTLIQTIFSKVLGPRPQGVWMGLMTGAGCLSRVLGPVFVGVIYTRYGTYWTFGITSVMMFVAMIWLLLSKKRLIPPSFDNSMGAEMQTLSTNKVPLQSEEAEYKIVPQIDDVVPALIENEDELNTALNTALYSKRNSITIVVGEK; this is translated from the exons ATGGGCAATTCTtgtaaaaaatcacaaaaaataccAGACGATGTTGATGATGGCCTTGAAACATTGGAGGAATATCGGAGCCGTTGGCGTTCTGTGCGCGTCATTTATTTCACAATGTTCCTGATGTCACTTGGTTTCAGTATAATACTTACTGGCATATGGCCGTACTTAAATAAG CTAGATCCAAAGGCGGGAAAAGAGTTCATGGGTCTCATTGTTGCTGCAAATCCGTTGGGTCAGATGATTTTCAGTCCGCTCTTCGGTTGGTGGAGCAATAAAATTGGCACCATTCGTTTACCCTTACTATGCTCGTTAGCGTTATTCACATTCGCAAGTGGGCTTTATTCATCACTAGAAATGCGTCCTGATCATGTCAAATACTGGATGTTGATCTCACGTTTTTTAATTGGCGTCAGTTCGGCAAATATTGCTGTTTGTCGTTCGTATTTATCGGCGGCGACACGTTTGAGCGAACGCACAAAAGCCGTTTCGATGGTGTCGCTGGCACAGGTATTGGGTTTCATTGTGGGACCCGGTCTACAGACGGCTGTAACACCATTGGGCAATGATGGCTATAGTTTTCTTTGGGGTTTCATTGTTTTCAACATGTATACAGCTTGTGGTTGGATAAATGTACTTATGAGCATTGGTAACTTTATAATGTTTCTGCCGGGACTTTTTGAG GAACATAAGATAGCTGCGCGCGAAATAATGATAAAACAGGGTAAAAGTTCGGAACGTGAAACGTGGAAGGCCATCAAACCGGACTACGTGTCAGCGTGGACCTTGATTATGGCATTTTTCGTGTTGGTCTTCAACTTTGTGCTGCTCGAAAC ACTCGGCACCTCTCTAACCATGGATCAGTTTGCATGGAGCAATCATGAAGCACTCTACTACATGGGCATATTGATGTCAGTGGGTGCCATTGTGGCGCTCGCCACATTCGTTGCCATCAATCCGCTTTGTAAAGTTTTTCCCGAACACTATGTGCTCATATGGGGTGGCTTTTCCTTAATGGTACTCGGGCGTGTGCTGTATATACCTTGGGGCGATGGACCACCTGTTATTGCTGAAGTTTACAATGACACAATACCGCTGACGGGCAATGCTACAATAGATCTCGAACCGAATGATATAGTATTTCTTGGGTGTCCTAAAACACAGCCATGGTGTGAGCTAACACCAGCGCTGACCTTAACACAATTTATCATCGGCTATGCATTCACCTCGATCGGTTATCCGATCGGTGTCACTTTGATACAAACGATCTTCTCAAAGGTATTGGGACCACGACCGCAAGGTGTTTGGATGGGTCTGATGACCGGTGCCGGATGTTTGTCGCGCGTATTGGGACCGGTTTTTGTTGGTGTGATCTATACACGTTATGGTACGTACTGGACGTTCGGCATAACGTCGGTGATGATGTTCGTAGCGATGATATGGTTGCTATTATCGAA aAAACGTCTGATACCACCGAGTTTCGACAATTCTATGGGTGCCGAAATGCAAACACTGAGTACAAATAAAGTGCCACTACAATCAGAGGAAGCCGAGTACAAAATAGTGCCACAAATTGATGACGTAGTGCCGGCGCTGATAGAGAATGAAGATGAACTGAATACTGCTCTAAATACAGCGCTGTATTCGAAAAGAAATAGTATAACTATAGTTGTAGGGGAAAAGTAa
- the LOC106619964 gene encoding farnesol dehydrogenase, translated as MERWQNRVAAVTGASSGIGAATVKDLLKANLIVVGLARRLERMEELKAQLPAEQQKRFHAVACDVSSQESVDAAFDWIIKELGGVDILINNAGIFKAGHVSIMNPVEMQQVIQTNVMGVVYCTQRAFKSMKERNFDGHVVVVNSVLGHSIPFTVGDNKPPIMNVYAPSKFALTALTEILRQEFKGLSTKIKITSVSPGLTDTEIVPEQYKSAKIPSLKSEDVSSCILFTLSTPPHMQVHEITVKPALGE; from the exons ATGGAACGTTGGCAAAATCGTGTTGCAGCCGTTACCGGCGCTAGCTCCGGCATAGGTGCTGCTACCGTTAAGGATCTGCTGAAAGCTAATTTAATTGTTGTCGGTCTGGCGCGTCGCTTGGAGCGCATGGAAGAACTGAAGGCACAATTACCAGCTGAACAACAAAAACGCTTCCATGCCGTCGCTTGCGATGTTTCATCACAAGAATCCGTTGATGCGGCATTCGATTGGATCATCAAGGAGTTGGGTGGCGTCGATATTCTTATCAATAACGCGGGTATCTTTAAAGCTGGCCACGTTAGCATTATGAATCCGGTGGAAATGCAACAAGTCATACAAACCAACGTTATGGGCGTGGTATATTGCACACAACGTGCCTTTAAATCGATGAAAGAACGTAATTTTGATGGTCATGTAGTTGTGGTTAATAGTGTCTTGGGTCATAGTATACCTTTCACAGTTGGTGACAATAAACCACCGATAATGAATGTTTATGCGCCCTCTAAGTTTGCGCTAACTGCCCTTACGGAGATACTGCGTCAGGAATTTAAAGGACTAAGCACCAAGATTAAGATTACT AGCGTTAGTCCCGGTTTAACCGATACGGAAATTGTGCCAGAACAATATAAGAGCGCTAAGATTCCATCTCTAAAATCGGAGGATGTTTCGAGCTGTATTTTGTTTACACTCTCTACACCACCACATATGCAGGTGCACGAGATCACTGTGAAGCCGGCTTTGGGCGAATAa
- the Cln7 gene encoding major facilitator superfamily domain-containing protein 8 isoform X2, whose translation MGLIVAANPLGQMIFSPLFGWWSNKIGTIRLPLLCSLALFTFASGLYSSLEMRPDHVKYWMLISRFLIGVSSANIAVCRSYLSAATRLSERTKAVSMVSLAQVLGFIVGPGLQTAVTPLGNDGYSFLWGFIVFNMYTACGWINVLMSIGNFIMFLPGLFEEHKIAAREIMIKQGKSSERETWKAIKPDYVSAWTLIMAFFVLVFNFVLLETLGTSLTMDQFAWSNHEALYYMGILMSVGAIVALATFVAINPLCKVFPEHYVLIWGGFSLMVLGRVLYIPWGDGPPVIAEVYNDTIPLTGNATIDLEPNDIVFLGCPKTQPWCELTPALTLTQFIIGYAFTSIGYPIGVTLIQTIFSKVLGPRPQGVWMGLMTGAGCLSRVLGPVFVGVIYTRYGTYWTFGITSVMMFVAMIWLLLSKKRLIPPSFDNSMGAEMQTLSTNKVPLQSEEAEYKIVPQIDDVVPALIENEDELNTALNTALYSKRNSITIVVGEK comes from the exons ATGGGTCTCATTGTTGCTGCAAATCCGTTGGGTCAGATGATTTTCAGTCCGCTCTTCGGTTGGTGGAGCAATAAAATTGGCACCATTCGTTTACCCTTACTATGCTCGTTAGCGTTATTCACATTCGCAAGTGGGCTTTATTCATCACTAGAAATGCGTCCTGATCATGTCAAATACTGGATGTTGATCTCACGTTTTTTAATTGGCGTCAGTTCGGCAAATATTGCTGTTTGTCGTTCGTATTTATCGGCGGCGACACGTTTGAGCGAACGCACAAAAGCCGTTTCGATGGTGTCGCTGGCACAGGTATTGGGTTTCATTGTGGGACCCGGTCTACAGACGGCTGTAACACCATTGGGCAATGATGGCTATAGTTTTCTTTGGGGTTTCATTGTTTTCAACATGTATACAGCTTGTGGTTGGATAAATGTACTTATGAGCATTGGTAACTTTATAATGTTTCTGCCGGGACTTTTTGAG GAACATAAGATAGCTGCGCGCGAAATAATGATAAAACAGGGTAAAAGTTCGGAACGTGAAACGTGGAAGGCCATCAAACCGGACTACGTGTCAGCGTGGACCTTGATTATGGCATTTTTCGTGTTGGTCTTCAACTTTGTGCTGCTCGAAAC ACTCGGCACCTCTCTAACCATGGATCAGTTTGCATGGAGCAATCATGAAGCACTCTACTACATGGGCATATTGATGTCAGTGGGTGCCATTGTGGCGCTCGCCACATTCGTTGCCATCAATCCGCTTTGTAAAGTTTTTCCCGAACACTATGTGCTCATATGGGGTGGCTTTTCCTTAATGGTACTCGGGCGTGTGCTGTATATACCTTGGGGCGATGGACCACCTGTTATTGCTGAAGTTTACAATGACACAATACCGCTGACGGGCAATGCTACAATAGATCTCGAACCGAATGATATAGTATTTCTTGGGTGTCCTAAAACACAGCCATGGTGTGAGCTAACACCAGCGCTGACCTTAACACAATTTATCATCGGCTATGCATTCACCTCGATCGGTTATCCGATCGGTGTCACTTTGATACAAACGATCTTCTCAAAGGTATTGGGACCACGACCGCAAGGTGTTTGGATGGGTCTGATGACCGGTGCCGGATGTTTGTCGCGCGTATTGGGACCGGTTTTTGTTGGTGTGATCTATACACGTTATGGTACGTACTGGACGTTCGGCATAACGTCGGTGATGATGTTCGTAGCGATGATATGGTTGCTATTATCGAA aAAACGTCTGATACCACCGAGTTTCGACAATTCTATGGGTGCCGAAATGCAAACACTGAGTACAAATAAAGTGCCACTACAATCAGAGGAAGCCGAGTACAAAATAGTGCCACAAATTGATGACGTAGTGCCGGCGCTGATAGAGAATGAAGATGAACTGAATACTGCTCTAAATACAGCGCTGTATTCGAAAAGAAATAGTATAACTATAGTTGTAGGGGAAAAGTAa
- the LOC106619966 gene encoding farnesol dehydrogenase, with product MERWSNCTAVVTGASSGIGLAIAKDLLKANMRVAGLARRKERMDEWRATLSADQQKRFHPVSCDVTSLESVNEAFDWVIKNLSGVDVLINNAGIYNAGQATEMDPAALQQVLHTNVMGVVYCTQRAFRSMKDRSVDGHVVIINSVMGHYVPHSEPHTSPNSNLYAPSKYALTALTEVYRQEFRGLGTRAKITSVSPGLTDTDIVAARSRGGKKPILQPEDISSCVLFTLSTPVHMQVHEITVKPMLGE from the exons aTGGAGCGTTGGTCAAATTGCACAGCTGTTGTCACTGGTGCCAGTTCGGGCATTGGTCTCGCCATTGCTAAGGACTTGTTGAAGGCGAATATGCGCGTAGCCGGTTTGGCTAGACGCAAGGAACGCATGGACGAATGGCGTGCAACATTGTCCGCGGATCAGCAGAAGCGTTTTCATCCCGTCAGTTGTGATGTAACCTCACTGGAGTCGGTTAATGAAGCATTCGATTGGGTTATCAAGAATTTGAGCGGTGTCGATGTGTTGATCAATAATGCTGGTATTTACAATGCCGGACAAGCTACCGAAATGGATCCGGCCGCTTTGCAACAAGTATTGCATACAAATGTCATGGGTGTGGTCTATTGTACGCAACGAGCTTTCCGTTCAATGAAAGATCGCAGTGTTGACGGGCATGTAGTGATCATTAATAGTGTCATGGGTCATTATGTGCCACATAGTGAACCACACACGTCGCCAAATTCCAATTTGTATGCGCCAAGTAAATATGCGTTGACCGCTTTAACGGAGGTATATCGTCAGGAGTTCAGAGGACTTGGTACCAGAGCTAAAATCACT aGTGTCAGTCCCGGCTTAACCGATACCGATATTGTGGCTGCACGCTCGCGTGGCGGCAAAAAACCTATTCTACAACCAGAAGATATTTCCAGCTGTGTATTATTTACACTCTCAACACCAGTTCATATGCAAGTTCATGAGATAACTGTAAAGCCAATGTTAGGCGAATAG